From Thalassovita sp.:
GGCGATCAGCCCGGCCGGACGGCAGGCGCGGGATGCGGCCCTTGCGGCGATTTCCCCGATGATTAGCGAATTGGTCAGCGAGCTGGGCGAAGATAAGGTGCGGGCGGTGCTGCCGATCCTGCGCGAATTGCGCCTGAAGCTGGAAGACGACTGACCTTCACAGGCTGGGCTGCGCGGCCCGGGTTTGATGCATCCGATTGTTCAATTGGGCTTGCAGCATAGCGCTTTGCAAACTGTCGCGCCGCAGCGGCGTGCGCAGTTTCACATCGCAGAGGTCCAGCGCCTCCAGACCAAAAATGTCGTGTGACTGCTGGGTGCAAATCACGATCACCGGCAGGTTTGGGATCAGATGGCGCATATTGCGCAGCGTTTCCAGCACCGTGTCCCGGTCCAGAAGGTCATCCAGAAAAACGATCAGTGCGGTCCATTGAGTGGCGGTCTGAACCAAGGTGGTGATGGCGGCGTCAAAATCTGAGGTGCCAGCCACCTCCAGATTGATCGCTTCCAGATGTTCAGCCAAGGCGCGGCGCTGCACGTGGCAGGCGCTAACCAATAAAACCGGGAGGCTTGAGGCGGTGTCAGTAGGCATGGCAATCGTCCAATCTCAATTCGCAAAACTCAGTAAAAGTCTTGAAGAGATCAGGCTTTAGCTCAACATCGCAGGAGTGCAGTTACACTGAACTCTCGTATAGGCATGTTGTGGCCGCGGCTACTTTAGCACATCCGCCAGATTGCGCCCAACAAACTCGGTGATGGTGACCTGCACAATCCCCGCTTTGCTGAAAGGATCATCAGCCACCAGGGCCTCAACCGCACTGCGTGAGGCGCCTTGGGCAATGATGACCCCACCGGTGCGCGGCACCTTGGCGCCTGAGGCCAGAAACAGACCATCCTCATACCCCTTGGCGACAAACGCCATATGCGCGTCCAGATGCGGTGCTACGGCCTCCATCTCAACGGTGTATTCAATGTCGATCACAAACAGGGTGTGGCCTTCAGGGATAAAACCCATTTCACTTGCCTTTCAATGTTCCAAAAATACTCAATGCTGTGTTTATGGCTTCACGCTGGCGGTGACATAGTTCACCGACAGATCGCGGTCTGAGATTTTCCACTGCCAGCTTACGGGGTTGAACACAAACCCCTTGCGATCCACGGCGTCGAGACCCGCGTTCTGGATCAGGTTGACCAGCTCATCCGGGGTGATGAACTTGTGCCATTCATGGGTGCCTTTGGGCAGCCAGCGCATGATGTATTCAGCGCCGACAATCGCCATGGCAAAGCTTTTGGGATTGCGGTTGATGGTGGAGCAGACCATCAGCCCACCGGGTTTCAGCAGCTGCTGGCAGGCGGTCAGATAGGCCTGCGGATCGGCGACGTGTTCCACCACTTCCATGTTCAACACAACGTCAAACTGTTCGCCGGCTTCCGCCAGCGCCTCGGCGGTCACGTTGCGATAATCAATCTCCAGCCCCGATTGTTCGGCGTGGACCTGGGCCACGGGAATGTTGCCCGCGGCCGCATCTGCGCCCACCACGGTGGCGCCCAGTCGGGCCATCGGTTCGCTCAGCAATCCGCCACCACAGCCAATGTCCAATAGGCGCAGCCCTTCAAAGGGGCGATCGGTGCTGAGGTCGCGGTTAAACTCACCCGCGATCTGGCGGGTGATGTAGTCCAACCGGCAGGGGTTCATCAGGTGCAGCGGCTTGAACTTGCCTTTGGGATCCCACCATTCTGCTGCCATGGCTTCGAATTTGGCGACTTCTGACGGGTCAACGGTGGTCTGAGCGGTTTGCATTCTGCTCTCCATATGCTCTTTTAGGTCTGCGCCACTATATAGGACGGTTATGGACAGATTCTCGGGCCAAAAAAGCGCAGTACATTACCTGCATCCGCCGATTGATCCTTTCGATCAGCGTATGCTGGACGTGGGCGATGGTCACAAGGTTTATCTGGAACAATCCGGCAATCCGCAAGGGGTGCCGGTGGTGGTCCTGCATGGGGGGCCCGGTGGTGGCTGCAGCCCGGCGATGCGGCGCTATTTTGATCCGCGCTATTACCGAATCATCCTGTTTGATCAGCGCGGCTGTGGCCGGTCGCGCCCGCATGCCTCGGTTGAGAATAACACCACCTGGCATCTGGTGGCGGATATTGAGTTGATCCGCGAAACGCTTGAGATCGACGAATGGTTCGTGTTCGGCGGCAGCTGGGGGGCAACCCTGGCGCTGATCTACGCCCAGAGCCATCCGGAGGCGGTCAAAGGGCTGATCCTGCGCGGTGTCTTTCTGGCGACGCAGAGTGAGCTGGATTGGTTCTATGGCGGCGGCGCCGGCAAGTTCTGGCCTGAAACCTGGGCGCGGTTTGCCGATCTGATCCCGGCGGAGGAACAGGGCGATTATATCGCCGCCTATCACAAACGGCTGTTTGGTCCCGATCTGCAGGTGCAGACCAAATACGCCAAGGCCTGGGCGGAATGGGAAAATGCCTTGGCCTCGGTCTATTCTAACGGCTACGGCGGCGACAGCCCGGGGGAATATGCCCGTGCCTTTGCCCGGCTGGAAAACCACTACTTTCGCCATGGCGCCTTCCTGGAGGAAGACGGCCAGATCTTGCGGGATCTGCCCAAGATCGCCCATATCCCCGCGGTGATTGTGCAGGGGCGCTATGACATGATCTGCCCGCCCGAGGCCGCTTGGAAACTGGCGCGCGGCTGGCCAAATGCGGATCTGCGGATGATCCGCAACGCTGGGCATGCGCTTAGCGAGCCGGGCATCAGCGCTGAATTGGTCCGCGCGATGGATCAGATCGCCGAAGAGGGCGGGCTGGACTAAGCCGGCCTTCCGATCCCTTAATTACTGGTTTCCTTGTGCATCTGCGCTAGGCTCTCTGGTGTCGAGACGCCAGCGAGAGGAGCCAGCATGAGCGACAAACCCAGCGTAGAAACCCGCCCGAACGGCCCCTTGGTGGTCAAAGGGGTGTCCCGTATGACCGGCCCGGACGGCGCGGAGGTTGAGGTCAAAGAGGTCATGGCGCTGTGCCGCTGTGGCCAGTCGAAATCAAAACCCTTTTGTGATGGCTCACATGTGGCGGCCGGATTTGACGATGGGGTCGGTAAACCCTCGGGCCGGGATCGGTTGATTGCTTATGAGGGGGCCGAGGCTACGGTGACCTATAATCCGATGCTGTGTTCCCATGCGGCGGAATGCGGGCGTCTGGCCAGTCACATTTTCAATCCGGCGCAGAAACCCTGGGTGCAGCCCGACAAGGGCACGGTGGATGAGGTGCGCGCGGTTGTTGCCGCCTGCCCATCGGGGGCCCTTGCGCTGGGCAGCGCTGAGGCGCGTGAACATCTGATCGCTGAGGTCGCACAGGTGGCGATTGAGAAAAACGGCCCCTATTGGGTGCATGATGTCACCGCCCCCGCACCGCCGCAGGGTGAGGGGATGAGCGCCGATAAATACGTGCTTTGCCGCTGCGGTCAGTCCGGCAACAAACCCTATTGCGATGGCTCCCATCGGGATCTGAAATGGCGTGACGACTGATCTGCGCGACTGGTCTGCAAGGTGGCCATATCGCAGTGATCTTTGACCAGCCAGCTGAGGCCAAAGGCCCAGATCCCCATCGCTTCAATCCAGAACACCAGATTGTGGCGCAGCACGAACTGTTGCGCGGCCTCTGGGCCGACCAGTTTGGTGACGGAGGCCAGTGTTGCCAGAACACCGCCGCAAAGGATCAGCCAGCCGCAGCCGCGAAACAGCAGGCTGGCCCAGGCCGGTGCGCCGATGGGGAACCGGATCAAGCACAGGTAGGCCAGACCGGCCAGAAACAGGATGGCCGACAGGTAATGCCCCATCGCTGCGGGTTTTACCCCGATTAGCGTGCGGGTCAGGCTGTGGGTGCCGGCGCCGCTTTCGTTGGGAAACAAGGCGACACCCAGCGCGGCCACCCCGGCCACCGGCACCAGCGCACTGTCCGCTGAGGAGGCCAGCCGTAGCGGGTGCACCTGAGTGCACAGAACGATGCCCGTCGCAAACAGCGCCCCCACCAAAAGGTCGCGCAGGGCGGAATGATAGTAATCACTGACCGAGGGCAGCACCCCCACATCTGACATGATCCCCCCGAAGACCAGCAGCATCGGCAGCGCCAGACCCAGATAGCCCAGGGTTTGGCGGCAGCGATGATGGGCCTGCAGCAGTTCCAGTGTCAGATCATTGGGCACAGTATCCTCCGGCTCAGACGGGCGCGCCTTGCAGCGGCCCCCCCTCAGTTGTCCGGGGAATTGCTTAACAACCGGTGAATCTTAACGATCGTTACTGGTGGCTCGGTTACAGTTTGCGGCGGATCAGGACCGATTTAACCAGATCAAACTGGGCTTGTCCCTTGACCAGCCACGATATTCCGAAGGCCAGAATGCCCAGGGCTTCGATCCAGAAAATTAACCGCAGTTCAACAACCCAGGCAGCCAATGGCGCTGGGCCGTTAAGTTTGATGAGCGAGGCGATGGTTGCCACCACGCCGCCCAGCACGATGAAGCCGCCACAGGCGCGATAGATGCGGCGGCGAACTGGTTTGGCTGTGCGGGCGAATTTCACCAGACAGAAATAGGCCAGCGACCCCAGAAAGATCACCGCCGACAGGTAATGCCCCATCGCGGCAGCGCTGAAGCCGATCAACTCCTGTGACAGGGTTTCGGGGTTGATCCGCCCGCCGGCTTCATTTGGGAACAGTGCCACGCCAAAGGCGGCGATGCCGGCAATCGTGGCGACAATATCGTCCGAAAACCGCTCGCCTTCTTTCAGGGGGTGACCTTTGTAGGAAATCAGGAACACGCCGATGGCAAACAGGCAGCCCACAAAAATATCGCGCATCACGGAATGATAATAATCGCTGACCGACGGCAGAATCCCCGTTCCCGCCAGCAATCCGCCCAGGATCAGCACAAGCGGCAGGCCAACCCCCAGCCATCCCAGCGCCTGACGTACCCGCAGATAGGACATGACCAGCTCATCTCTTGTGTGTTCGGGCATTGGCTTGTCCTTCAAATCGT
This genomic window contains:
- a CDS encoding YciI family protein; amino-acid sequence: MGFIPEGHTLFVIDIEYTVEMEAVAPHLDAHMAFVAKGYEDGLFLASGAKVPRTGGVIIAQGASRSAVEALVADDPFSKAGIVQVTITEFVGRNLADVLK
- the ubiG gene encoding bifunctional 2-polyprenyl-6-hydroxyphenol methylase/3-demethylubiquinol 3-O-methyltransferase UbiG, translating into MQTAQTTVDPSEVAKFEAMAAEWWDPKGKFKPLHLMNPCRLDYITRQIAGEFNRDLSTDRPFEGLRLLDIGCGGGLLSEPMARLGATVVGADAAAGNIPVAQVHAEQSGLEIDYRNVTAEALAEAGEQFDVVLNMEVVEHVADPQAYLTACQQLLKPGGLMVCSTINRNPKSFAMAIVGAEYIMRWLPKGTHEWHKFITPDELVNLIQNAGLDAVDRKGFVFNPVSWQWKISDRDLSVNYVTASVKP
- the pip gene encoding prolyl aminopeptidase, with product MDRFSGQKSAVHYLHPPIDPFDQRMLDVGDGHKVYLEQSGNPQGVPVVVLHGGPGGGCSPAMRRYFDPRYYRIILFDQRGCGRSRPHASVENNTTWHLVADIELIRETLEIDEWFVFGGSWGATLALIYAQSHPEAVKGLILRGVFLATQSELDWFYGGGAGKFWPETWARFADLIPAEEQGDYIAAYHKRLFGPDLQVQTKYAKAWAEWENALASVYSNGYGGDSPGEYARAFARLENHYFRHGAFLEEDGQILRDLPKIAHIPAVIVQGRYDMICPPEAAWKLARGWPNADLRMIRNAGHALSEPGISAELVRAMDQIAEEGGLD
- a CDS encoding CDGSH iron-sulfur domain-containing protein; the protein is MSDKPSVETRPNGPLVVKGVSRMTGPDGAEVEVKEVMALCRCGQSKSKPFCDGSHVAAGFDDGVGKPSGRDRLIAYEGAEATVTYNPMLCSHAAECGRLASHIFNPAQKPWVQPDKGTVDEVRAVVAACPSGALALGSAEAREHLIAEVAQVAIEKNGPYWVHDVTAPAPPQGEGMSADKYVLCRCGQSGNKPYCDGSHRDLKWRDD